In one window of Rhinoderma darwinii isolate aRhiDar2 chromosome 7, aRhiDar2.hap1, whole genome shotgun sequence DNA:
- the RTCA gene encoding RNA 3'-terminal phosphate cyclase — MPDRKGRALRVSGAGWELHRAQCCAPGLSADTTSEASVTYSGTMAEEGGPVDVDGSIMEGGGQILRICTALSCLLGIRVRVSKIRAGRSTPGLRPQHLSGLETVRDLCAGQLENAIIGSTEINFTPARIKGGCLTADTKTAGSVCLLLQVSLPCVLFAETPSELIFKGGTNAEMAPQIDYTTMVFKPIAEHFSFKLDCDIRKRGYYPRGGGEILVRVSPVKYLKPINLTDRGTVTKIYGRAFVAGVLPYKMVKDMISAAVRCIRRELRDLYVNIQGVQETGGQAVGNGSGIIIIAETSTGCLFAGSSLGRKGVPSDRVGAEAAEILLRNLRHGGCVDEYLQDQLIIFMALADGVSRIKTGPLTLHTQTAIHFVELLTKAKFTVTKCEEPGTDIFIIECQGIGLQNKNL; from the exons ATGCCTGACAGGAAGGGGCGGGCACTGCGTGTGTCAGGAGCCGGCTGGGAGCTGCACAGAGCACAGTGTTGTG CTCCTGGACTATCTGCAGATACTACATCTGAAGCATCGGTGACCTATTCCGGGACGATGGCAGAAGAGGGGGGACCCGTGGACGTGGATGGCAGCATTATGGAGGGG GGAGGTCAAATCCTGCGTATCTGCACTGCTCTGAGCTGTCTTCTGGGTATTCGAGTCCGAGTGTCAAAGATCCGGGCAGGACGAAGCACGCCAGGCTTAAG GCCACAACATTTATCAGGACTGGAGACTGTTCGTGATTTGTGTGCTGGCCAACTGGAAAATGCGATCATTGGCTCTACAGAGATAAACTTTACCCCAGCAAGAATAAAGGGGGGATGTTTGACCGCTGATACAAAGACTGCTGG GAGTGTGTGCTTACTACTTCAGGTCTCCCTTCCCTGTGTCCTCTTTGCTGAAACACCTTCTGAATTGATCTTTAAAGGTGGCACAAATGCAGAGATGGCCCCGCAGATTGACTACACCACCATG GTTTTTAAGCCAATTGCTGAACATTTCTCCTTTAAATTAGATTGTGACATCAGAAAAAG GGGCTACTACCCTCGTGGTGGAGGAGAAATCTTAGTCAGGGTTTCCCCTGTCAAATACTTAAAGCCTATTAACTTGACAGATCGGGGTACAGTCACAAAGATCTATGGACGGGCATTTGTGGCTGGTGTCCTTCCATACAAG ATGGTAAAGGATATGATTTCAGCTGCAGTACGTTGCATACGACGGGAGCTCCGAGATCTCTATGTGAATATCCAAGGTGTTCAAGAAACTGGAGGCCAAGCAGTAGGAAATGGCAGTGGGATCAT AATTATTGCAGAGACCTCTACAGGCTGTTTATTTGCGGGGTCCTCTCTTGGACGGAAAG gggTACCCTCAGACCGTGTTGGTGCTGAAGCTGCAGAAATCCTTCTCCGAAACCTTCGTCATGGTGGCTGCGTTGATGAATATTTACAGGACCAG TTGATCATTTTTATGGCCCTGGCAGATGGGGTCTCACGGATCAAGACCGGACCCCTGACCTTACATACACAGACAGCCATCCATTTTGTAGAACTTCTTACCAAG GCCAAATTTACCGTGACAAAGTGTGAAGAGCCGGGCACTGACATCTTTATTATAGAGTGTCAAGGAATTGGCCTTCAGAATAAGAATCTTTGA